From Stenotrophomonas sp. SAU14A_NAIMI4_8:
ACCGGGGTGAATGCTTTCCACTGCAGGTCGCGGGTGAAGGTTTCGGCGCTGCCGCCGAAGATCGCATCCACATCGCCGCTGGCGTAGGCCATGCCAGACAGGCCCGACCCCACCAGCGTCGGCACGTGCCAGCGGATGTAGTCCCAACTGCTGCTCTGGTCGCCGGTCCAGGCCACCGCGTAGCGCTGGATGCCAGCCCAACCCATCACCGTCCACAGGAACGGGCGCGAATCGGAATTGTCGAGGATGCCGTTGAAGGCCTGGCGGTTGGCGTCCATCGCGAACTGGTAGCCCTTGCCTGTCCAGGCCACGTCCAGCTTCTGCACGCGGCTGCCGGCCTTGCCCACTTCCCAGGCGATCTTGTCCACGCCGTTCTCGGTCCACAGACCGGTGCGGAAACCGTAGCCGGCAAGCCCTTTCACCGTTTCCGGCAACTGCTTGTAGCCGCAGCCGTAGCCATCGTTGGGCAGGATCCAGCCGCCGGGCATGTCATGGTCGCGGTACTGCTTCGCTACGCTGTCGATCACATCCGGCGTGGTGCCGGTCGGGCCGTCGCTCCAGCCTTCGGGCACGGTGCCGCGCTTCTTGCTGTTGTCGCCATCGTTGTAGCAATCGGCATCGCCGTAGGACAGCGCCCAGCGCGCCACCAGGTTCGGGCGGCCGGTCAGCTGGGTGTAGCGCTCGATCAGCCTGGGCAGGTCGGCGCCGACGAAGTAGTAGGCATCGAAACGGTCTTCGCGATGCAGCAGGGTGGCCTGGTCGGCCTGGCGCAGGTCGTAGCTGCCATCGCTCCAGGTGTTGCGCAGCATGCCCCAGCCGCGGCTGCTGAGCAGCATCGGCGCCGGGCTGGGGCGGTCACCCTCTTCCCAGCCACCGGAATAGGACACTTCCAGCTCGCGGCCCTTGAACTGGTAGCGGCCGTTCTGCTGGCCGCCTCCGTAATAGCCTTCATCGGCCTGCGAAGACAGCACCTGCACGCTCTGCGTGGCATCCAGGTCCAGCGGCTGCAGTTCCTGCCACAGCGCGGTGGACTGGCCGTTGTCCAGCCGTTCCAGGCGCAGGCGCAGCGGCTGGCGCTGCACATGCAGTACCAGTGCATCGGTACGCACGCGGATTTCCTGCGCGTCTTCTTCCAACTGCGCCTGCACGTTCGCCTTGGGCTGCGGCAGCACGATCGGCGCGGCCTTGTCGCCGGCGCCGGTGAGCGTACCGTTGCGGCCGGCCTGCACGCGGACGATGTCGGCGGCCGGCAGTTCGATGCGCAGGCGGGTGCCGTTGTCGGTCTGCAGGTCCCAGCCGCGCAGGCCTTCGCGACTGTCGCTGGCGGTGATCGAACGCAGGTTGCCCACGGGTTCGGCGCGGGCCGATGTCGCTGCCAGCATCAATGCCGGCAGCAGCGCCAGCAGCAGCGGCGAGCGACGAACGCAGTTCTCCACACAGACTCCCAACCCGTTCACCGGGCGTTTCGAAAGCGGTTGGGCCGACTCTAGGGCAGCGATTCGAAAGATGTCAATAAATTGAAAGCAAAAAGGAAGATTTATTTCCATGAAACGAAAGATGATGCGCCGCAATACTTTGTGTAAGCGCTTGCAGGCGCCTATTAAGCGTTGTGCGACACGGCATTCCGCCGTTTCTTTCGTCTGCATGCCACGTGCTGGCAGGGCAAACCCGCCATGCCATTTTCTTTTCTTTTGCTTTCGATATTTGACATTTCGAAAGAAAACGCAGATGGTGCGCTGGCCCAACTGGAACCTCTGAATGGACGTCACCCTGCTTTCCGATGTGTCCGCCTGGCAGCGCCTTGGCGGAGCCGACACCGCTGCCGAGATCGCCCAGCAGCCGGCGCTGTGGGAATCCCTGGCGCAGGATCTGTCGCGTGCCCGCGACCGCCTGCAGGCCTTCCTTGGCGACAGCCTCAACGATCCGAACCAGCGTGTGCTGTTCACCGGCGCCGGCAGCTCCGGCTTCATTGCCGAAATGGTGGCCGATGCGATCAACGCGCAGTGGCCGGCCGAGGTGCGCGTGGTGCACACCACCAGCCTGTTGACCCACCCGGCGCTGTACCTGCAGCGCGATCGCCCCACCCTGCTGGTGTCGTTCGGGCGCAGCGGTTCCAGCCCGGAAAGCGTGGCCGCGGTGGACCGCGTGCGCAGCGACGTGGCGCAGGCACGCTTCCTGGACATCACCTGCAATGCCGATGGCGAACTGGCCCGGCGTGGCGCCGGTCGTGCCGATACCTGCACCCTGCTGATGCCCTCGGCCAGCTGCGACCGCGCGTTTGCGATGACCAGCAGCCTGACCTGCATGCTGCTGGCCGCGCTGACCGTGTTTGATCGCGCGCCGTGGGATGCCCGCATCGCGCGCCTGAAGCAGATTGCCGCGCTGGGCCGCGAAGGCCTGGCCGCCTGGGATGCGCCGGTGGCGGCACTGGCGCAGCGCCCCTTCAACCGGGTGATCTACCTGGCCAGCGGCCCGCTGGAAGCACTGGCCCGCGAAAGCGCGCTGAAGGTGCTGGAGCTGACCGCCGGCCGCGTGCTGGCGCTGGCCAACACGCCGCTGGGTTTCCGCCATGGCCCGAAGTCGACGCTGGATGCACAGACCCTGGTGGTGGTGCTGCGCAGTGGCCAGGCGCTGGCCCGCCGCTACGAACAGGATCTGCTGGAAGAGCTGCGCCGCGACGGCGTGGCCGGGCAGGTGCTGGCCATCGGCCCGCATGCCGATATCGGTGCCGATGATGACTACACCCTCAGCGTGCCGGCCCTGGATGATCCGTGGCTGGCCCCGGTGTGGCTGGGTTTTGCCCAGCTGTACGCACTGCAGCGCTCGGCCGCGCTGGGCCTGACCCCGGACAACCCGTTCCCCGACGGCACCG
This genomic window contains:
- a CDS encoding SIS domain-containing protein, coding for MDVTLLSDVSAWQRLGGADTAAEIAQQPALWESLAQDLSRARDRLQAFLGDSLNDPNQRVLFTGAGSSGFIAEMVADAINAQWPAEVRVVHTTSLLTHPALYLQRDRPTLLVSFGRSGSSPESVAAVDRVRSDVAQARFLDITCNADGELARRGAGRADTCTLLMPSASCDRAFAMTSSLTCMLLAALTVFDRAPWDARIARLKQIAALGREGLAAWDAPVAALAQRPFNRVIYLASGPLEALARESALKVLELTAGRVLALANTPLGFRHGPKSTLDAQTLVVVLRSGQALARRYEQDLLEELRRDGVAGQVLAIGPHADIGADDDYTLSVPALDDPWLAPVWLGFAQLYALQRSAALGLTPDNPFPDGTVNRVVQGVTIHHG